In the Mytilus galloprovincialis chromosome 10, xbMytGall1.hap1.1, whole genome shotgun sequence genome, one interval contains:
- the LOC143047584 gene encoding proteasome subunit alpha type-1-like isoform X1, translating into MFRNQYDNDVTVWSPQGRIHQLEYAMEAVKQGSAAVGIKSKTHAILVALKRAPSELSAHQKKILPIDDHVGVAIAGLTADARLLSNFMRSECLNSRYAYDQPFPVSRLVANVGNKSQIPTQRYGRRPFGVGLLVAGYDTQGPHIYQTCPSANYYDCKAMAIGARSQSARTYLEKFLDQYLDCTLEELVKHGLRALRDTLPQEVELTTKNCSLGVVGKDTDFTIFDDDRVAPYLQLIEGEERTNARPPAEGAGEAAMETEGEGEARGEGEGQDPQPAEPQADERMDQ; encoded by the exons ATG TTTCGTAATCAGTATGACAATGATGTTACAGTTTGGAGTCCACAG GGCAGAATTCACCAGCTTGAATATGCTATGGAAGCAGTAAAACAAGGATCTGCAGCTGTAGGCATAAAATCCAAAACACATGCCATATTGGTAGCATTAAAG CGTGCACCATCAGAGTTGTCTGCccatcaaaagaaaattttaccAATAGATGATCATGTGGGCGTGGCTATAGCAGGATTGACAGCTGATGCACGATTACTTAG TAATTTTATGAGGTCAGAATGTCTCAACTCTAGATATGCATACGATCAACCATTCCCTGTGTCCAGATTAGTAGCCAACGTTGGAAACA AATcacaaataccaactcaaagatATGGACGAAGACCATTTGGTGTAGGACTTCTGGTAGCTGGGTATGAT acTCAAGGACCACATATATACCAGACATGTCCATCAGCCAATTATTATGATTGTAAAGCCATGGCTATTGGTGCCAGATCACAGTCAGCAAGAACATATTTAGAGAAATTCTTGGACCAGTATCTGGATT gcaCATTAGAAGAATTGGTAAAACATGGTTTAAGGGCATTACGTGATACACTGCCACAGGAAGTAGAGTTAACTACAAag AACTGTTCACTAGGTGTTGTAGGTAAAGATACAGATTTCACAATATTTGATGATGACAGAGTAGCTCCTTAT CTTCAATTGATTGAAGGTGAAGAAAGAACAAATGCCAGACCCCCAGCAGAGGGAGCAGGAGAG GCTGCCATGGAAACTGAAGGTGAAGGTGAGGCTCGTGGTGAAGGTGAAGGTCAAGATCCACAACCAGCAGAACCTCAAGCTGATGAGAGAATGGATCAATAA
- the LOC143047584 gene encoding proteasome subunit alpha type-1-like isoform X2, giving the protein MFRNQYDNDVTVWSPQGRIHQLEYAMEAVKQGSAAVGIKSKTHAILVALKRAPSELSAHQKKILPIDDHVGVAIAGLTADARLLSNFMRSECLNSRYAYDQPFPVSRLVANVGNKSQIPTQRYGRRPFGVGLLVAGYDTQGPHIYQTCPSANYYDCKAMAIGARSQSARTYLEKFLDQYLDCTLEELVKHGLRALRDTLPQEVELTTKNCSLGVVGKDTDFTIFDDDRVAPYLQLIEGEERTNARPPAEGAGEAAMETEGEGEARGEGEGQDPQPAEPQADERMDQ; this is encoded by the exons GTTTCGTAATCAGTATGACAATGATGTTACAGTTTGGAGTCCACAG GGCAGAATTCACCAGCTTGAATATGCTATGGAAGCAGTAAAACAAGGATCTGCAGCTGTAGGCATAAAATCCAAAACACATGCCATATTGGTAGCATTAAAG CGTGCACCATCAGAGTTGTCTGCccatcaaaagaaaattttaccAATAGATGATCATGTGGGCGTGGCTATAGCAGGATTGACAGCTGATGCACGATTACTTAG TAATTTTATGAGGTCAGAATGTCTCAACTCTAGATATGCATACGATCAACCATTCCCTGTGTCCAGATTAGTAGCCAACGTTGGAAACA AATcacaaataccaactcaaagatATGGACGAAGACCATTTGGTGTAGGACTTCTGGTAGCTGGGTATGAT acTCAAGGACCACATATATACCAGACATGTCCATCAGCCAATTATTATGATTGTAAAGCCATGGCTATTGGTGCCAGATCACAGTCAGCAAGAACATATTTAGAGAAATTCTTGGACCAGTATCTGGATT gcaCATTAGAAGAATTGGTAAAACATGGTTTAAGGGCATTACGTGATACACTGCCACAGGAAGTAGAGTTAACTACAAag AACTGTTCACTAGGTGTTGTAGGTAAAGATACAGATTTCACAATATTTGATGATGACAGAGTAGCTCCTTAT CTTCAATTGATTGAAGGTGAAGAAAGAACAAATGCCAGACCCCCAGCAGAGGGAGCAGGAGAG GCTGCCATGGAAACTGAAGGTGAAGGTGAGGCTCGTGGTGAAGGTGAAGGTCAAGATCCACAACCAGCAGAACCTCAAGCTGATGAGAGAATGGATCAATAA
- the LOC143049489 gene encoding complement C1q-like protein 3, which translates to MELFEENMKMMENSMSKKLEKMNEIEKETETFTETMLDEQLQIQMQINDSYQEIIDTFKDQSHNETKVQRLSDGQKVIFDGIWTNVGNGYKPSTGIFKAPHPGLYQFTAVLMSNNGVVMNVYLCRNRLRIATSYLTGDGYNTGTFDVVLTLQKGDKVHIKSSTSESIYSDSSKYITFSGYRIP; encoded by the exons ATGGAATTGTTCGAGGAAAACATGAAAATGATGGAAAATTCAATgtcaaagaaattagaaaaaatgaacgaaattGAGAAAGAAACGGAAACTTTTACAGAAACAATGCTCGATGAACAACTTCAGATTCAAATGCAAATTAATGATTCTTACCAGGAAATTATTGATACCTTTAAAGATCAATCACACAATGAAACAAAAGT ACAAAGATTGTCAGATGGTCAAAAAGTGATATTTGATGGAATATGGACCAATGTAGGGAATGGATACAAACCAAGTACCGGGATATTCAAAGCTCCACATCCGGGTCTTTATCAATTTACTGCTGTTCTTATGTCAAATAATGGAGTTGTAATGAATGTGTACCTATGTCGAAATAGATTGCGGATAGCAACAAGTTATCTTACTGGTGATGGTTATAATACAGGAACATTTGATGTTGTTCTTACGCTACAGAAAGGAGACAAAGTGCATATCAAGAGTTCTACCAGTGAGTCAATCTATAGTGACAGTTCTAAATACATTACATTTTCTGGATATAGAATCCCTTAG